A window of Tachypleus tridentatus isolate NWPU-2018 chromosome 7, ASM421037v1, whole genome shotgun sequence genomic DNA:
aaagcgaatgtttgcagttattcgcaatgacggccgtgcaactcactactgagatctcttgttgggcatttcctaccctgatTAGGACTTCGTTTTGGTacgatcttaaacttttgaccaactagtatttaggctaatttcgcagtgttcacattttctctattaaatgctaaaaagttttttatttttattttatcttttcttattttcatctttcgaagctctactcaaataagtggttgagtctaacaacgtaaaatgcatattttttctttatgttcattggccttaagattttggccaacagtgcaTATATAACTGgctgatgttttaaaataattgtacacTAATTTATGTGTGTAGGTAATTAACATAACCTTAttactttaaagtatttttaagtattattactTAAGAACTTCATAAACGactgaataaaaaaagaaattagcgGATAAATCATGTcagaaataaaaaactgttcacaggataaaagttttgttaattttatgttataggTTCAgcagtgttattattttaaaatttcattgttgAGTCGTGTATCTTTCACACGACTGAgttcttcattcatttttatagTATAAACATGAACAGTGTTAAAGTCTGCAAGTCTGTGTTGTATGTTGctttaatttttggtttttagTTAAACTTTCAGTAAATCTTTTAAAAGTTTGAGGAAGTTAATAATAAGTGTCATGACTAAATCTTATGAATGTAATATAATCTTTCTTTAACACTAATTAACACAAACTCCAGCCAGATATAACTTAGCGAATTAATTACAGGTATACTTTCACAACGTCccacaatgtgttttgtttcaacagtaaataaaactcaactctaaaataacaaatacttttatttcttacttttgaagttcatatgtcatagtgtcttgtagcctacagagtgcataattcttctcgtgaatCACGggatgcgcacgttttactgacgtcactacgttacaaattgcaacgttaagcgtctcTTATGTtacgtttttttattgttttttttttgtctactgATTGACAACACCGAACTGTACATGGTGTAAGTGGTTAAAACTGGAAAATTACTGTTTTGTGTTTAGCCCTAATACAAGCTCCTAACATAGCCCTAGAACCTAAATATTTTCAAGACTTGTTTTGTGAACGTGTAAGAGATTTTGTcgcatttaattaaaatttcatcaCACTTATCTACGTTTGAATCTCAGTTTTTCACACAGCGATTTTTCTAAATATGCATCTTCCTTTCAGATAAACATTAACTTTGCCATCAGAGAGAatatatacttaggcctactgaccaTACATGAAGCAGTGTTCCGTGAACTGTGTAACAgttgaaaactaattttttacCAAGAAATACTTACACTTAAAGGTAAAGAGATTTATCAAACTTATTGCCTACATGGCATCAATTTAAATATAGCGAAAAATTGACCAATGGACACGATTACAAAACTTTTATACAacttaaagataattaaatagCAAATCAAAGCTAAAACTGTACTAGTTCAGAAAGTAGTTGAATATATGTTACTGTATAGCAGCAAAGTCGTATCGATATTTGATGGCGCTCTGTGCGACATATAAACTCAACGTACCCAATCAAAGCGCATTAAATCTTATCCTAAATATTTacgaaatgttatttaaataattatattaaaaaacaaattcgtGCATACCTTCAGTTTATCGTTGACCATAGTTTGAGTTGTGAATATAACTAACCGTTAAATTCTTTGTGCACAAGCTGGCGTTACCCATGCGTGACGTCTGATCACTCGATTGTTTGCAAACACCACATTCAACACGTAGTACGAACCTTCGCCTAAACGCAACTCTGCCTAGCAGGTATTAATTCCCCATACTAATCAGTCCGTACCCCTCGGTTTGAAGCCCTGAACCAATGCATCTCTCTCTCTACCCGCTTCTTCTTGGTGGgtatgtttattttctaaatacccaggaaggtcaggtgcacaagacctcttcctcctaacCAAGGTacacgtttgacttgttttgaatttcgtgcaaatgtTACGCAACAAAGAAATTTAAccttaaaaaagaacaaaaataactttgtaaATAATTAGATTCTACTTAAAGAAATGTTacacttttgaataacaatataaGTCTTAAGAATACGTTTGATTAAACATCTTATAACAAACCGTCgtttaacaataaattaacttGCCTTAAAACCACCAATGTttactagaaatatttatgtgaagtgttattatttttgaatttcgagcaaagctacacgatggctgtctgcgctagccgtccctaatttagttgtgtaagactagaggtaaggcagcagTCAtcactcattgccaactcttttaccaacgaacagtggaattgaccccATAACATTATACCAAAcccctcggctgaaagagcgagcatgtttggagtgacggggaatcgaacctgcggGCATATTTGAAGTGAGAAAGATTTATCGCTACAACAATGACTCAAACCGAAAGCTGACTTGGCAAGGGTAAAGCTCCATCTACATTCCGTTTATTTTGAACGCACTAGATATTCTTGTAATAAAAGACCACACTATCAAAAGCACTGCATACACTATTAATATGCGGCATACTTTACTATGGACCTAAACTGTATATAGCAACACCCTGTATCACTGTttttgttcagaagtatcatGTATTTCATACGGCTACAAGTTACAACACAAAATACCAAACATATGTTACATGCACTGTTAAACTCTCATATTTTAATCGATTATTACACAAATACCATAAATGTTACCTAACTACTTATATCTCTTACACACGCCAGAATGTTAACGACTTGTACTGCAACTATTCAGGTTCGAAATTACAAGGAATACGCGTCTTGCATGACATTACCTTTTGTTACTTAATTATTCggtaacaaaaaaatgttaatactaaGAATGAAAGTATAAGTTATGGTTAGGGTTAATGTTAAAACCAAATAAGGATTCTCAAAGTAAAAAAGAATTTAATATCACAACGATCATTATATAGTTTTTACATCAAACACAAAAGGCCTAACGTTATGAGCAACACCAGTAACTGGGTGAGTTCTCGAAACCGTAAACAGTTGGTTCCGGAAGGCTTAACGTTACTAACGATGTCAAGTAACTATACAAGTTCTCGGAACATTGTGAGCAATCGTTTTTGGAAAGCCTAACATTACCAACATAGACAACTGCATAAGTTCTTGAAAACATCCGACTGAGAGAATTCCTTATTTTGTACTTTGTGACTGAGAAAAAATTCTTTATTACGTATTGTGTACCTGACATATTAAGTACTGTGAGATTGACAAAATTCATTATTGTGTACCAAGTGACTGAGAGAATTCCTTAATTTATTCTTTGTGACTTAAACACATTACATACCTCCCTAAATATAATTTTGGATTTAGACTTCAGTCTTTAATACACCAACCATCTGTAAAACATATTAGGTGGGTCTAATTTTATAGTTTACTATTTTTGTATTGAAGTGTTACTCAGAACGAAATTTCGGACTAAGAAAACCTTCATGTTTCTTATCACAGATCTATTTCATCATTACTTAAACTATAGTTTATAACGTCTCTGCTAGAAATATACTGATaccaaataaaacacattacaaacTAATATGCAGTTCTTTACTAATTATCAGTCATTCATTTATTTACCGATTAACAAGGTTTAACAATTACCAGTCATGTATTTCTTTACCAATTAACAAGGTTTAACAATTACCAGTCATGTATTTCTTTACCAATTAACAAGGTTTAACAATTACCAGTCATGCATTTCTTTACCAATTAACAAGGTTTAACAATTACCAGTCATGTATTTCTTTACCAATTAACAAGGTTTAACAATTACCAGTCATGTATTTCTTTACCAATTAACAAGGTTTAACAATTACCAGTCATGCATATCTTTACCAATTAACAAGGTTTAACAATTACCAGTCATGCATTTCTTTACCAATTAACAAGGTTTAACAATTACCAGTCATGCATTTCTTTACCAATTAACAAGGTTTAACAATTACCAGTCATGTATTTCTTTACCAATTAACAAGGTTTAACAATTACCAGTCACGCATTTCTTTACCAATTAACAAGGTTTAACAATTACCAGTCATGCATTTCTTTACCAATTAACAAGGTTTAACAATTACCAGTCATGCATTTCTTTACCAATTAACAAGGTTTAACAATTACCAGTCATGCATTTCTTTACCAATTAACAAGGTTTAACAATTACCAGTCATGTATTTCTTTACCAATTAACAAGGTTTAACAATTACCAGTCATGTATTTCTTTATCAATTAACAAGGTTTAACAATTACCAGTCATGTATTTCTTTACCAATTAACAAGGTTTAACAATTACCAGTCATGTATTTCTTTACCGATTAACAAGGTTTAACAATTACCAGTCATGTATTTCTTTACCGATTAACAAGGTTTAACAATTAACAGTCATGTATTTCTTTACCGATTAACGAGGTTTAACAATTACCAGTCATGTATTTCTTTACCGATTAACGAGGTTTAACAATTATCAGTCATGTATTTCTTTACCGATTAACGAGGTTTAACAATTATCAGTCATGTATTTCTTTACCGATTAACGAGGTTTAACAATTATCAGTCATGTATTTCTTTACCGATTAACCAGGTTTAACAATTACCAGTCATGTATTTCTTTACCAATTAACAAGGTTTAACAATTACCAGTCATGCATTTCTTTACCAATTAACAAGGTTTAACAATTACCAGTCATGTATTTCTTTACCGATTAACAAGGTTTAACAATTATCAGTCATGTATTTCTTTACCGATTAACAAGATGGttttttaacacttattaatatgcATGTCTTAACTGATTAGCAAatgttccattattaatatattgtacatttttgtttatattttacgaACCTGATATATTATCAAAGCACAAGAGAATATGtatgttatacatttataaaatcaataatactgATGTTTCTCAAGcacattacattttatttgtttatctgaaaaacaacaacagcattttaataaacattaatccagaaaattaaaaaataaacaatatactgaaacaagaaaacaaaactattaatacaGCAAACATCAAGGCTGCAGAGCTGGGTTGTggcaaattttaaataattctgttaaTTACTTAGGTAAAATGAGTATTGGAAAATCAAAGCTTATATTCAATACCCACCAAATGCAACATATAAACCACTCTTCTGTTCACTCTTATTAACATGCACCTGAAGTTCTTCAGAAAACTGTTTCCAATATTAACATGTTATCCAACTGTTGAGCAATATATATTCACATGCACAGCAGAAAAATTGTAAGGACAGTTATGGTTCACAATGTTAACATTGACAACTACAAtaaattgtctcttttttttttaaatagcataaTAACTATTTCTTCTTTTTATCCACACTCTGTAAGCCTCACTGATATATTGAATCAAGAATACCTTTTATCATTAGTCAGAGACTCACACATTGAAAATGCACACTGCAGAAGCTCATGAGGTCTGTCTAAATCACTCATCAAAGAAGAAACAGTTTGTTCCTGTGTATTGTTCATGCTGGCAACCAGTTCATCAAACAATACTGTTCTAGAACCACTTCTGTCATCAGGTAGTCTTATGTTAGGCCTAACGCAAAGAAATGCTTTAGCTTCAGGTAGTAATTGTGGGAGAGCTTGATGCCGAAAATATGCTTGTTTAGAGAAGCAACCATTATGACTTGAAAATAGCTCACTAGTGTTAACCAAAGACCTGGAACATGGCATGTCAAATTCCTCTGTTAAGGACTTGTCATGGTAAGGCTGAGATTCTTTAGTTACACTGTCATTGTTTGGATAGAACTGTTTTCCTGAATTACCTTGAGATATAACAGGctcaaatgtatttgtttctgaAGAAGACGACCAAAGTCCATTTCTTTCTGACCTGTCAATCCCATCCATTATATCACTCCTATCACAGCTTTTATCTAGACTTATCCTATCTTTCTTGTGGACACCATTTTCCCTAAATTTCTTATGATATATCCTTTCACTAACTGATCCCTTTCTTGTATAATTCAAAATACCTTCATGTTTAAGCACATGGCTTTCTTCAGTAAGAACTCCATCTAAACTATCTGGAGTTAGTGTACCATCTGAATTAGCttcattttctgaaatatttgaagtttttcttttgcTATCTACTCTCATGTTGGTTAGTTTGTCTGCTAGGTGTTTGGGGGATACACCACAGTCAGTCCAAAGATTTGATTGCATGAGGTTAGTTTCCATGCAGTAGTCCGTGCAACATGCATTGGGTTTTGGTGTAGGATTAATAATAAGCTCCTTACCTCTTTGGAAGATATTAGGGCTGGAAGAACCTGTTTCCTGGTTACTATCCCCTTTCATGCTAACAAAAGGAGAGGTTTTGACTCTACCGTCAGAGGGTGTTGCCCTGGTCCAACCATCTGAGGATTTTGCCTTTCTGCTGTCTTCCACTTCCACTGTAATATGCTTTATGCTTTTTGAAGCATTTTGAGTGGTTTCAGGTGCATCAGAAAATGTATCACTACGCATTTGTTGTGTTGAATACTGTTCTTCAGCATCCTGCTGTTGCCATATGCTCCCCAATGGCTCTGTATGTTTTCCTTGGTATGAAGAAACCAATGTGTGATCTTTTGGATTGCTTCGATTAAAAGAAAATCTCATACGAAAGACTGGGCGTCCTTGACCCCTTGCTGCTGGAATTGCTGTTTCTATTTGTTCTGCATCCTGCTTATTGAATTTAGTCTCATGAGGATCACTGCTCAAACACTTAGTATAACGTATCTTTGCTGAAGACCTCTGTTGAGAATTTCCCATTGGAGGTCTCCTACTATCAGTTACATATTCTGACTTGAATGTTCCCAGATCCATTTTATTTTGACTCTTCTGTTCGTTGTTGATCTTCATCTCAGAAACGGTTTTGAACAATGACCTTGAAGCTCTTCCACTTGTGTTACATGACACCAAATCTAAATCTTGTATACTCTCAGATCTCTTATCATGTCCTAGACTCACTCCATCACATAACTCATCAGGGTCAACAACTTTGTCACTTTTAGAGCGATTGTATCTAATGAAACCTCTGGGACGTATAGTTCCATAAATAGATGTATTATCTGAAGCTGAGCTGAGTGATCGCGtgtatgttttatcattattggaTGCCTTACACACAGGACTTCTTACATTATCAGACATGTTCAACCACTGTTCAACtctttttctttcactttcaggCATCCCTTCTTCTTGAGGAGAATCACTTCCAATCTTCTGTGTAATATTTTGGCCAGTAGTAGATGATGTAGGCTTAAATGAAGTCTTTGATTTTGGCAAGTTCTTTGTAAAAGATTTTATGTACTGTTGATATGTTCGGGGCCTAACAGTTCCGTATAAAGATACTCTATTTAATCCAAAGTCATCCTCAGGTATTCTGGAGGACTTCCGAGACTTCAGATTCACATTCATTACTACTTTCCACACCACTGTCTCTATGGTAAATGCTTTCAGTAGCAGAAAAGTAACCATTCTTTAAGTTCCAGGTCTCATACCCAGGTCTTGAAGATGTAGATTCACTACCATTTACAGGTGGCTCATGTTTTGTTGGTTCAAAAtcaaatttcaaaacagtttctCTTGAAGACTGGGGTCTCTCTTGACTGAGAGACCTTATCATAGATGAAAAATGTCTTTGTGGTTGACTGAAATTATCCCTGTCCCACAAACCTTGAGAGGTATGACCCAAACTATGagttacagaagtaaaataagaaGGACTTCTGTCAGATCTGACAGAGTTACCCATATACTGATTAACAGAGTGGAGAAGTTGCCAAAGTCTCCGAGATCCACACATAAAAGGGTTAGAATCATCAAAATGGACATCAAAGTCATCTTCCAAATCTGAAAATTCCCAGTCTGTGGAATTTTCACTTCttaattcattattaatgaaTTCATTGAGTCTCTTTTCTCTCTTTTCGTTCATTTGTTGAAATGAGCCTCTTCTAGTTTCTCTGTTTGAGAATGAATCTTTGGTTGTTTTACCTAAAGTGTTTTTCATCTTCATAAACTTTGAAATGGCATTTTCTCCAGTCCAACTGTCAAATACATCATTTGATTCTGAAGAACTTTCACTATTTGATTTTCGAGCATCGGTATCTTCTCTAAGCTGTAAATGCTCTATTCTGTCAAAATCATTTTCATCTGAACTTGGTTTCTTGGTGATCCTTGTTTTTTCCTCCACTTTGGTCCAAGACCCATCTTCTCCAGCAGTTGTATATACTTTGCCTGTCTCTGTTATGCAAGTACCatctttattaaatgtaaactttCTGTAACTGCGTTTTATGGGTGCCAGACCTCCAGAATTCCTCCTTACAGACGATTGTTCTGGACAATTGGTTAAAGTGGATTGGTCATCTTCACAAACCGCTTCTGGAGAAAGTTTTCTTATAGTTGCTTCAACTGCTTTTCTCCAGTTACTGATTTCCTTCTCAGTACTTGGAGATAGTTGACCATGATTAGGATGGTTCTTTGTAACCTTTATCAAATGATGTTCGTTTGCAGGATCTAAAGGCTGTGATTCCTCCGAAACAAAGTTATTTCCTTCATTAGAAGTTAATGCTATTGACCAAGGGCTCTGAGAAGAACATTTTATTTGGGATTTCTTATTAGATCCttcttttatatttagtttcatgTCAGCATTACTTTGAGGTGACTTTTCAGAGTTTTCTCTTGAGTAAGGTTTAGGTGTTTTGAAAAAAGAGTTACTTTTTCTAACTTCTGAGCTTTCAACACTTCCTGGTGTTGAGGGTGTAGATGGTTCACTCACAACTTCCAAAGATCCCTGCTGAGAAAGCTTTTTTTCAGTAAGTTTGGCTTTTGCTATATTTTTTTTCAGGATTCCACGAGCAGCTAtcttttttgtttcattcattttttctgCAGTCAATTCTGAATTACTCATATCATTCTTATCTTCTGTTACTTCATCAATTGTCTGAACATTATAAACTTTAGTTTCTTCCTGCTTATTCTTCATGGCTACTATGGGCTCAGGGTTTACAGTTAATTCAAACTGTAACTTGCCAGTATTTGTAACTCCTGAAGACTTTCCACCAGCTAAACTGATTTCTTTTCCTGTTTGGTTTTCCAATGTCTTTGCCTTTAGGACTTTCTGAGTTGGAGAAAATGCAGATGGTGTGGCTTCTGGctttacaaaagttttaggaaCAGTAATTTTACCTGGTTTTCTTTGCAGTTTAGTTCCTTCAAAATCTTTAGATTGGTAGAAAGattttaaaagtgtttctttgttcttttctgTGGCTAATTCATTTTCAGAAACGTCATGTAAGTCTtgctttttattatatatttcactgtcATTGTCTGCAGGTTCTAACGTACTTTCCTTTTTTGATACTTCAGGTTTTTTGCCATTTCCCTTGGACTTCTGATCACATtgactatttaaatttttttcatacgATCTTTGTTCAGTGCATGGACTTCTTTGTTCACAAGTAACCAAAGTATTTCTCTCTTTACTTGTTTTCTGCATGACATCATCATTCCCAGTCGATTTTTTTTCCACTGAAAACGTACTTTGTTCTTTGGTTTCAGGTGACCCTACTTCGTGAACAGTTTGGCCAACAGAGTCAGATTTGCGTGGTTTTTTAGCCTGGTGGGCAAGACTTGAAATCCTCACAAGACTGCTATCAaaagatctttcagcaggacgtTTGGTACTTTCAGAGTCCAACGTCGAAGATGGGAGAAGTTCACCATTAGCAACAGCATTGTCTGTCGTTTCTTCATCAACGTCTTTTCCAACTTGATGTTCAGATAGTGATGGCTCCTTCTTTGTTCCGGTGGATGTTGGTAACGGCTGCTCTTCCATCTCGGCACACACTGGTGGAGGAGACACAGGTACTAAAGCAAGTAAAATATCAATGTGCACTGGTGTAAGATTAGCCATATCTTCTGATACTTGAAGCAATGAAAGATCGTAGCCGAAGTTAACCCAGGCATCAGTGCAAATATCGAATATGGTTGCTCGTTTTGCTGGGTCAACAGTGAGCAGACGATGAATAAGTGGTGAGGCCTCTGTAAACAAAGATAACAACTGTTTAGTAAACTAACcacttgttgttttcttttttttacatcaaaCAGCAGTAAAACTACCTGATACAATGCAATAAAATCACCTATTTATGGAATACTTAagaaactgtaataacaaacatattttatcataaacCACTTCAATGAAATAGTTTCTATATCAATTATACttactactttatttattgaGATTAGCATTTTCTTTGAAAAGCAATAACAAATACTTCTTCCCATTCTTACCACATCTTTTACTAACATATCTCAAGTATGTTTTTCTGAAAGATCTCTCAACCCACTGATGGTACCACAACAATTCTGGTGAGTTCTGACTTTCCTGCTATTTTGTTCTGTGATTAGCACTTGCTATTAAATGTCTTATAGAATATTAAGTTGCTTGGATAGCTTGCCTGTGgtcagtttgtttctttgatgGAATGAAATAATCACAAACTTAAATATTAGTTGAATTATTAATGGATTCACCTGACTGATTCCACATACTTTACAACCAGTTGGGTTTATAGTTGTC
This region includes:
- the LOC143256406 gene encoding uncharacterized protein LOC143256406 isoform X3: MQYASGGELYDYLSEKKVLSDNDARRLFRQVATAVYYCHKSKICHRDLKLENILLDEKENTKIADFGLSNVYNDQHLLNTFCGSPLYASPEIVKGIPYYGPEVDCWSMGVLLYTLVYGAMPFDGSNFKRLVRHISEGDYFEPKRKSEASPLIHRLLTVDPAKRATIFDICTDAWVNFGYDLSLLQVSEDMANLTPVHIDILLALVPVSPPPVCAEMEEQPLPTSTGTKKEPSLSEHQVGKDVDEETTDNAVANGELLPSSTLDSESTKRPAERSFDSSLVRISSLAHQAKKPRKSDSVGQTVHEVGSPETKEQSTFSVEKKSTGNDDVMQKTSKERNTLVTCEQRSPCTEQRSYEKNLNSQCDQKSKGNGKKPEVSKKESTLEPADNDSEIYNKKQDLHDVSENELATEKNKETLLKSFYQSKDFEGTKLQRKPGKITVPKTFVKPEATPSAFSPTQKVLKAKTLENQTGKEISLAGGKSSGVTNTGKLQFELTVNPEPIVAMKNKQEETKVYNVQTIDEVTEDKNDMSNSELTAEKMNETKKIAARGILKKNIAKAKLTEKKLSQQGSLEVVSEPSTPSTPGSVESSEVRKSNSFFKTPKPYSRENSEKSPQSNADMKLNIKEGSNKKSQIKCSSQSPWSIALTSNEGNNFVSEESQPLDPANEHHLIKVTKNHPNHGQLSPSTEKEISNWRKAVEATIRKLSPEAVCEDDQSTLTNCPEQSSVRRNSGGLAPIKRSYRKFTFNKDGTCITETGKVYTTAGEDGSWTKVEEKTRITKKPSSDENDFDRIEHLQLREDTDARKSNSESSSESNDVFDSWTGENAISKFMKMKNTLGKTTKDSFSNRETRRGSFQQMNEKREKRLNEFINNELRSENSTDWEFSDLEDDFDVHFDDSNPFMCGSRRLWQLLHSVNQYMGNSVRSDRSPSYFTSVTHSLGHTSQGLWDRDNFSQPQRHFSSMIRSLSQERPQSSRETVLKFDFEPTKHEPPVNGSESTSSRPGYETWNLKNGYFSATESIYHRDSGVESSNECESEVSEVLQNT
- the LOC143256406 gene encoding uncharacterized protein LOC143256406 isoform X1 encodes the protein MVVQKVISQMDKAPTKEEKKLRLKQRFQVIKRLGQGTYGKVQLAVNRETSQEVAIKTIKKSKIENEQDLVRIRREIQIMSSVQHPHIIHIYEVFENKEKIVLVMQYASGGELYDYLSEKKVLSDNDARRLFRQVATAVYYCHKSKICHRDLKLENILLDEKENTKIADFGLSNVYNDQHLLNTFCGSPLYASPEIVKGIPYYGPEVDCWSMGVLLYTLVYGAMPFDGSNFKRLVRHISEGDYFEPKRKSEASPLIHRLLTVDPAKRATIFDICTDAWVNFGYDLSLLQVSEDMANLTPVHIDILLALVPVSPPPVCAEMEEQPLPTSTGTKKEPSLSEHQVGKDVDEETTDNAVANGELLPSSTLDSESTKRPAERSFDSSLVRISSLAHQAKKPRKSDSVGQTVHEVGSPETKEQSTFSVEKKSTGNDDVMQKTSKERNTLVTCEQRSPCTEQRSYEKNLNSQCDQKSKGNGKKPEVSKKESTLEPADNDSEIYNKKQDLHDVSENELATEKNKETLLKSFYQSKDFEGTKLQRKPGKITVPKTFVKPEATPSAFSPTQKVLKAKTLENQTGKEISLAGGKSSGVTNTGKLQFELTVNPEPIVAMKNKQEETKVYNVQTIDEVTEDKNDMSNSELTAEKMNETKKIAARGILKKNIAKAKLTEKKLSQQGSLEVVSEPSTPSTPGSVESSEVRKSNSFFKTPKPYSRENSEKSPQSNADMKLNIKEGSNKKSQIKCSSQSPWSIALTSNEGNNFVSEESQPLDPANEHHLIKVTKNHPNHGQLSPSTEKEISNWRKAVEATIRKLSPEAVCEDDQSTLTNCPEQSSVRRNSGGLAPIKRSYRKFTFNKDGTCITETGKVYTTAGEDGSWTKVEEKTRITKKPSSDENDFDRIEHLQLREDTDARKSNSESSSESNDVFDSWTGENAISKFMKMKNTLGKTTKDSFSNRETRRGSFQQMNEKREKRLNEFINNELRSENSTDWEFSDLEDDFDVHFDDSNPFMCGSRRLWQLLHSVNQYMGNSVRSDRSPSYFTSVTHSLGHTSQGLWDRDNFSQPQRHFSSMIRSLSQERPQSSRETVLKFDFEPTKHEPPVNGSESTSSRPGYETWNLKNGYFSATESIYHRDSGVESSNECESEVSEVLQNT
- the LOC143256406 gene encoding uncharacterized protein LOC143256406 isoform X2, with the translated sequence MSSVQHPHIIHIYEVFENKEKIVLVMQYASGGELYDYLSEKKVLSDNDARRLFRQVATAVYYCHKSKICHRDLKLENILLDEKENTKIADFGLSNVYNDQHLLNTFCGSPLYASPEIVKGIPYYGPEVDCWSMGVLLYTLVYGAMPFDGSNFKRLVRHISEGDYFEPKRKSEASPLIHRLLTVDPAKRATIFDICTDAWVNFGYDLSLLQVSEDMANLTPVHIDILLALVPVSPPPVCAEMEEQPLPTSTGTKKEPSLSEHQVGKDVDEETTDNAVANGELLPSSTLDSESTKRPAERSFDSSLVRISSLAHQAKKPRKSDSVGQTVHEVGSPETKEQSTFSVEKKSTGNDDVMQKTSKERNTLVTCEQRSPCTEQRSYEKNLNSQCDQKSKGNGKKPEVSKKESTLEPADNDSEIYNKKQDLHDVSENELATEKNKETLLKSFYQSKDFEGTKLQRKPGKITVPKTFVKPEATPSAFSPTQKVLKAKTLENQTGKEISLAGGKSSGVTNTGKLQFELTVNPEPIVAMKNKQEETKVYNVQTIDEVTEDKNDMSNSELTAEKMNETKKIAARGILKKNIAKAKLTEKKLSQQGSLEVVSEPSTPSTPGSVESSEVRKSNSFFKTPKPYSRENSEKSPQSNADMKLNIKEGSNKKSQIKCSSQSPWSIALTSNEGNNFVSEESQPLDPANEHHLIKVTKNHPNHGQLSPSTEKEISNWRKAVEATIRKLSPEAVCEDDQSTLTNCPEQSSVRRNSGGLAPIKRSYRKFTFNKDGTCITETGKVYTTAGEDGSWTKVEEKTRITKKPSSDENDFDRIEHLQLREDTDARKSNSESSSESNDVFDSWTGENAISKFMKMKNTLGKTTKDSFSNRETRRGSFQQMNEKREKRLNEFINNELRSENSTDWEFSDLEDDFDVHFDDSNPFMCGSRRLWQLLHSVNQYMGNSVRSDRSPSYFTSVTHSLGHTSQGLWDRDNFSQPQRHFSSMIRSLSQERPQSSRETVLKFDFEPTKHEPPVNGSESTSSRPGYETWNLKNGYFSATESIYHRDSGVESSNECESEVSEVLQNT